The following are encoded together in the Brassica napus cultivar Da-Ae chromosome A9, Da-Ae, whole genome shotgun sequence genome:
- the LOC106362854 gene encoding splicing factor U2af large subunit B-like isoform X12 — protein MIALVLAGQVPSVLATPNIPGMFHNVLAMVPNQQLGALPLLPVQAMTQQATRHARRVYVGGLPPTANEQSVATFFSQVMSAVGGNTAGPGDAVVNVYINHEKKFAFVEMRSVEEASNAMALDGIILEGVPVKVKRPTDYNPSLAAALGPSQPNPNLNLAAVGFSSGSTGGLEGPDRLFVGGIPYYLTEDQIRELLESFGPLRGFNLVKDRETGNSMGYAFCVFQDPSVTDIACAALNGIKMGNKTLTVRRAVQGAIQPKPEQEDILLHAQQQIALQRLMLQPGGTPTKIVCLTQVVTANVLGDDKEYEDIMEDMRLEGGKFGNLVNVVIPRPNADHDSQPGVGKVFLEYADLDGAAKARSGMNGRKFDGNQVVAVYYPENKYAQGDYEAC, from the exons ATGATTGCTCTTGTTCTAGCAGGCCAGGTTCCTAGTGTGCTAGCTACTCCTAATATTCCAGGGATGTTCCACAACGTGCTCGCAATGGTCCCTAATCAG CAACTGGGAGCGCTTCCTTTATTGCCAGTTCAGGCAATGACTCAGCAG GCAACTAGGCATGCTAGACGAGTCTATGTTGGTGGCCTTCCACCCACTGCAAATGAACAG TCTGTTGCAACATTCTTTAGCCAAGTGATGTCAGCGGTTGGGGGAAACACTGCTGGGCCAG GCGATGCGGTGGTGAATGTTTATATaaaccatgaaaagaagttcgCCTTTGTGGAGATGAGATCTGTTGAGGAGGCTAGTAATGCAATGGCATTAGACGGAATTATATTAGAG GGGGTTCCTGTAAAGGTGAAGAGGCCTACTGACTATAACCCATCCCTTGCTGCAGCTCTTGGTCCGAGCCAGCCTAATCCCAATCTCAACTTGGCGGCTGTTGGATTTTCCTCGGGGTCTACTGGTGGGCTTGAGGGTCCGGACCGCTTATTTGTGGGTGGGATTCCTTATTACTTGACAGAGGATCAGATCAGGGAGCTCTTGGAGTCCTTTGGGCCGCTAAGAGGTTTCAACTTGGTTAAAGACAGGGAAACTGGAAACTCGATGGGATATGCATTCTGTGTATTCCAGGATCCTTCAGTCACAGATATTGCATGTGCTGCTCTAAACGGGATTAAGATGGGCAATAAGACACTTACGGTGAGGCGTGCAGTCCAAGGTGCGATTCAACCTAAGCCTGAGCAAGAAGATATATTACTTCATGCCCAACAGCAGATTGCTTTGCAG AGGCTTATGCTACAGCCAGGAGGCACGCCCACCAAGATTGTATGTTTGACTCAAGTGGTTACAGCTAATGTTCTTGGGGACGATAAAGAATATGAAGACATAATGGAGGACATGAGACTGGAAGGTGGGAAATTCG GTAACTTGGTGAATGTTGTGATTCCGAGGCCCAATGCGGATCATGATTCACAACCAGGAGTTGGGAAG GTTTTCTTAGAGTATGCGGATTTGGACGGCGCAGCAAAGGCAAGATCTGGGATGAATGGAAGAAAGTTTGATGGAAACCAAGTGGTAGCTGTGTATTACCCCGAAAACAAGTATGCACAAGGCGACTACGAAGCCTGCTGA
- the LOC106362854 gene encoding splicing factor U2af large subunit B-like isoform X2, protein MSYDEANGDENNNEDENCVALESSPFNSLGGEHSKSRQDVENESSRSRDRGRNSRDRDREVDRHRRDRHSRERSERDDHHHTRSRRRRSRDREREERRRRHSRSRSRTRSERRSRSERRSRSRSRTRSKSKRVSGFDMPPPSSAMLAPTTVAAAGQVPSVLATPNIPGMFHNVLAMVPNQQLGALPLLPVQAMTQQATRHARRVYVGGLPPTANEQSVATFFSQVMSAVGGNTAGPGDAVVNVYINHEKKFAFVEMRSVEEASNAMALDGIILEGVPVKVKRPTDYNPSLAAALGPSQPNPNLNLAAVGFSSGSTGGLEGPDRLFVGGIPYYLTEDQIRELLESFGPLRGFNLVKDRETGNSMGYAFCVFQDPSVTDIACAALNGIKMGNKTLTVRRAVQGAIQPKPEQEDILLHAQQQIALQRLMLQPGGTPTKIVCLTQVVTANVLGDDKEYEDIMEDMRLEGGKFGNLVNVVIPRPNADHDSQPGVGKVFLEYADLDGAAKARSGMNGRKFDGNQVVAVYYPENKYAQGDYEAC, encoded by the exons ATGAGTTACGACGAAGCTAACGGAGATGAAAACAACAACGAAGACGAGAATTGCGTAGCTCTGGAGAGCTCGCCTTTCAATTCTCTTGGTGGCGAACACTCCAAGTCTCGA CAGGATGTTGAAAATGAATCTTCAAGAAGCAGGGACAGAGGCAGGAATAGCAGAGATAGAGATAGGGAGGTAGACCGCCATCGAAGGGATCGTCATAGCAGAGAACGTAGTGAGAGAGATGATCATCATCACACAAGAAGTCGAAG GAGGAGGTCTCGcgatcgagagagagaggagagacgcCGGCGACATTCACGCTCTCGATCGAGAACCCGCTCTGAACGTAGGTCAAGGTCTGAACGTAGATCACGTTCACGGTCAAGGACACGCTCCAAGAG CAAGAGGGTAAGTGGATTCGATATGCCGCCCCCTTCTTCTGCAATGTTAGCTCCTACTACCGTTGCTGCAGCAG GCCAGGTTCCTAGTGTGCTAGCTACTCCTAATATTCCAGGGATGTTCCACAACGTGCTCGCAATGGTCCCTAATCAG CAACTGGGAGCGCTTCCTTTATTGCCAGTTCAGGCAATGACTCAGCAG GCAACTAGGCATGCTAGACGAGTCTATGTTGGTGGCCTTCCACCCACTGCAAATGAACAG TCTGTTGCAACATTCTTTAGCCAAGTGATGTCAGCGGTTGGGGGAAACACTGCTGGGCCAG GCGATGCGGTGGTGAATGTTTATATaaaccatgaaaagaagttcgCCTTTGTGGAGATGAGATCTGTTGAGGAGGCTAGTAATGCAATGGCATTAGACGGAATTATATTAGAG GGGGTTCCTGTAAAGGTGAAGAGGCCTACTGACTATAACCCATCCCTTGCTGCAGCTCTTGGTCCGAGCCAGCCTAATCCCAATCTCAACTTGGCGGCTGTTGGATTTTCCTCGGGGTCTACTGGTGGGCTTGAGGGTCCGGACCGCTTATTTGTGGGTGGGATTCCTTATTACTTGACAGAGGATCAGATCAGGGAGCTCTTGGAGTCCTTTGGGCCGCTAAGAGGTTTCAACTTGGTTAAAGACAGGGAAACTGGAAACTCGATGGGATATGCATTCTGTGTATTCCAGGATCCTTCAGTCACAGATATTGCATGTGCTGCTCTAAACGGGATTAAGATGGGCAATAAGACACTTACGGTGAGGCGTGCAGTCCAAGGTGCGATTCAACCTAAGCCTGAGCAAGAAGATATATTACTTCATGCCCAACAGCAGATTGCTTTGCAG AGGCTTATGCTACAGCCAGGAGGCACGCCCACCAAGATTGTATGTTTGACTCAAGTGGTTACAGCTAATGTTCTTGGGGACGATAAAGAATATGAAGACATAATGGAGGACATGAGACTGGAAGGTGGGAAATTCG GTAACTTGGTGAATGTTGTGATTCCGAGGCCCAATGCGGATCATGATTCACAACCAGGAGTTGGGAAG GTTTTCTTAGAGTATGCGGATTTGGACGGCGCAGCAAAGGCAAGATCTGGGATGAATGGAAGAAAGTTTGATGGAAACCAAGTGGTAGCTGTGTATTACCCCGAAAACAAGTATGCACAAGGCGACTACGAAGCCTGCTGA
- the LOC106362854 gene encoding splicing factor U2af large subunit B-like isoform X10 — MPPPSSAMLAPTTVAAAAGQVPSVLATPNIPGMFHNVLAMVPNQQLGALPLLPVQAMTQQATRHARRVYVGGLPPTANEQSVATFFSQVMSAVGGNTAGPGDAVVNVYINHEKKFAFVEMRSVEEASNAMALDGIILEGVPVKVKRPTDYNPSLAAALGPSQPNPNLNLAAVGFSSGSTGGLEGPDRLFVGGVPYYLTEDQIRELLESFGPLRGFNLVKDRETGNSMGYAFCVFQDPSVTDIACAALNGIKMGNKTLTVRRAVQGAIQPKPEQEDILLHAQQQIALQRLMLQPGGTPTKIVCLTQVVTANVLGDDKEYEDIMEDMRLEGGKFGNLVNVVIPRPNADHDSQPGVGKVFLEYADLDGAAKARSGMNGRKFDGNQVVAVYYPENKYAQGDYEAC; from the exons ATGCCGCCCCCTTCTTCTGCAATGTTAGCTCCTACTACCGTTGCTGCAGCAG CAGGCCAGGTTCCTAGTGTGCTAGCTACTCCTAATATTCCAGGGATGTTCCACAACGTGCTCGCAATGGTCCCTAATCAG CAACTGGGAGCGCTTCCTTTATTGCCAGTTCAGGCAATGACTCAGCAG GCAACTAGGCATGCTAGACGAGTCTATGTTGGTGGCCTTCCACCCACTGCAAATGAACAG TCTGTTGCAACATTCTTTAGCCAAGTGATGTCAGCGGTTGGGGGAAACACTGCTGGGCCAG GCGATGCGGTGGTGAATGTTTATATaaaccatgaaaagaagttcgCCTTTGTGGAGATGAGATCTGTTGAGGAGGCTAGTAATGCAATGGCATTAGACGGAATTATATTAGAG GGGGTTCCTGTAAAGGTGAAGAGGCCTACTGACTATAATCCATCCCTTGCTGCAGCTCTTGGTCCGAGCCAGCCTAATCCCAATCTCAACTTGGCGGCTGTTGGATTTTCCTCGGGGTCTACTGGTGGGCTTGAGGGTCCGGACCGCTTATTTGTGGGTGGGGTTCCCTATTACTTGACAGAGGATCAGATCAGGGAGCTCTTAGAGTCCTTTGGGCCGCTAAGAGGTTTCAACTTGGTCAAAGACAGGGAAACCGGAAACTCGATGGGCTATGCATTCTGTGTATTCCAGGATCCTTCAGTCACAGATATTGCATGTGCTGCTCTAAACGGGATTAAGATGGGCAATAAGACACTTACAGTGAGGCGTGCAGTCCAAG GTGCGATTCAACCTAAGCCTGAGCAAGAAGATATATTACTTCATGCCCAACAGCAGATTGCTTTGCAG AGGCTTATGCTACAGCCAGGAGGCACGCCCACCAAGATTGTATGTTTGACTCAAGTGGTTACAGCTAATGTTCTTGGGGACGATAAAGAATATGAAGACATAATGGAGGACATGAGACTGGAAGGTGGGAAATTCG GTAACTTGGTGAATGTTGTGATTCCGAGGCCCAATGCGGATCATGATTCACAACCAGGAGTTGGGAAG GTTTTCTTAGAGTATGCGGATTTGGACGGCGCAGCAAAGGCAAGATCTGGGATGAATGGAAGAAAGTTTGATGGAAACCAAGTGGTAGCTGTGTATTACCCCGAAAACAAGTATGCACAAGGCGACTACGAAGCCTGCTGA
- the LOC106362854 gene encoding splicing factor U2af large subunit B-like isoform X16 — translation MGQVPSVLATPNIPGMFHNVLAMVPNQQLGALPLLPVQAMTQQATRHARRVYVGGLPPTANEQSVATFFSQVMSAVGGNTAGPGDAVVNVYINHEKKFAFVEMRSVEEASNAMALDGIILEGVPVKVKRPTDYNPSLAAALGPSQPNPNLNLAAVGFSSGSTGGLEGPDRLFVGGIPYYLTEDQIRELLESFGPLRGFNLVKDRETGNSMGYAFCVFQDPSVTDIACAALNGIKMGNKTLTVRRAVQGAIQPKPEQEDILLHAQQQIALQRLMLQPGGTPTKIVCLTQVVTANVLGDDKEYEDIMEDMRLEGGKFGNLVNVVIPRPNADHDSQPGVGKVFLEYADLDGAAKARSGMNGRKFDGNQVVAVYYPENKYAQGDYEAC, via the exons ATGG GCCAGGTTCCTAGTGTGCTAGCTACTCCTAATATTCCAGGGATGTTCCACAACGTGCTCGCAATGGTCCCTAATCAG CAACTGGGAGCGCTTCCTTTATTGCCAGTTCAGGCAATGACTCAGCAG GCAACTAGGCATGCTAGACGAGTCTATGTTGGTGGCCTTCCACCCACTGCAAATGAACAG TCTGTTGCAACATTCTTTAGCCAAGTGATGTCAGCGGTTGGGGGAAACACTGCTGGGCCAG GCGATGCGGTGGTGAATGTTTATATaaaccatgaaaagaagttcgCCTTTGTGGAGATGAGATCTGTTGAGGAGGCTAGTAATGCAATGGCATTAGACGGAATTATATTAGAG GGGGTTCCTGTAAAGGTGAAGAGGCCTACTGACTATAACCCATCCCTTGCTGCAGCTCTTGGTCCGAGCCAGCCTAATCCCAATCTCAACTTGGCGGCTGTTGGATTTTCCTCGGGGTCTACTGGTGGGCTTGAGGGTCCGGACCGCTTATTTGTGGGTGGGATTCCTTATTACTTGACAGAGGATCAGATCAGGGAGCTCTTGGAGTCCTTTGGGCCGCTAAGAGGTTTCAACTTGGTTAAAGACAGGGAAACTGGAAACTCGATGGGATATGCATTCTGTGTATTCCAGGATCCTTCAGTCACAGATATTGCATGTGCTGCTCTAAACGGGATTAAGATGGGCAATAAGACACTTACGGTGAGGCGTGCAGTCCAAGGTGCGATTCAACCTAAGCCTGAGCAAGAAGATATATTACTTCATGCCCAACAGCAGATTGCTTTGCAG AGGCTTATGCTACAGCCAGGAGGCACGCCCACCAAGATTGTATGTTTGACTCAAGTGGTTACAGCTAATGTTCTTGGGGACGATAAAGAATATGAAGACATAATGGAGGACATGAGACTGGAAGGTGGGAAATTCG GTAACTTGGTGAATGTTGTGATTCCGAGGCCCAATGCGGATCATGATTCACAACCAGGAGTTGGGAAG GTTTTCTTAGAGTATGCGGATTTGGACGGCGCAGCAAAGGCAAGATCTGGGATGAATGGAAGAAAGTTTGATGGAAACCAAGTGGTAGCTGTGTATTACCCCGAAAACAAGTATGCACAAGGCGACTACGAAGCCTGCTGA